A genomic region of Clavibacter michiganensis subsp. insidiosus contains the following coding sequences:
- a CDS encoding SDR family oxidoreductase, producing the protein MQIQDAVVVITGASSGIGAATARAAARAGARVVLAARREERIRALAAEIGGGAIAVRCDVTDAADVAALARAALDAFGRIDALVDNAGQGLQSSIEDLALDDLRAVLELNLVAPLAAMQAVIPAMRAQGAGAIVNVSSGTTFADVPGTGGYVASKIALERLSAIARAELEGTGVVVSTLIPFATETEFLASIRAGRAEAEAMTAGAAFDTPETVAEAVLALIASGEARMDLVPAAYGGSR; encoded by the coding sequence ATGCAGATCCAGGACGCGGTCGTCGTCATCACGGGAGCGTCGTCGGGCATCGGCGCGGCCACGGCGCGCGCGGCCGCACGTGCGGGCGCGCGGGTGGTGCTCGCCGCCCGGCGGGAGGAGCGGATCCGCGCGCTGGCGGCCGAGATCGGCGGCGGCGCGATCGCGGTGCGCTGCGACGTCACGGACGCGGCCGACGTCGCCGCGCTGGCGCGGGCCGCCCTCGACGCGTTCGGCCGCATCGACGCGCTCGTGGACAACGCGGGCCAGGGCCTGCAGTCGTCGATCGAGGACCTCGCGCTCGACGACCTCCGCGCCGTCCTCGAGCTCAACCTCGTCGCGCCCCTCGCCGCGATGCAGGCGGTGATCCCGGCGATGCGCGCCCAGGGCGCCGGCGCGATCGTCAACGTCAGCTCGGGCACCACGTTTGCCGACGTGCCGGGCACGGGCGGCTACGTCGCGTCGAAGATCGCGCTGGAGCGTCTGTCCGCCATCGCCCGCGCGGAGCTGGAGGGAACGGGCGTCGTCGTCTCCACGCTGATCCCGTTCGCGACGGAGACGGAGTTCCTGGCCTCGATCCGCGCGGGCCGCGCCGAGGCCGAGGCGATGACCGCGGGCGCAGCCTTCGACACCCCGGAGACGGTCGCCGAGGCGGTGCTCGCGCTCATCGCGAGCGGCGAAGCCCGCATGGACCTGGTGCCGGCGGCGTACGGCGGGTCGCGCTGA
- a CDS encoding GNAT family N-acetyltransferase, whose translation MPDRIRLLRLDDAPALSALRLASRVHLAPWDSIRHVDHDTPAGQRADLEAALAQHARGQGVPLAILDVDGSVAGRITLNSIVRGAFESCAMGYWLAADRTGRGLATGRVRAAVALAFGELGLHRVEAGTLVRNAASQAVLARAGFTRYGLAPRYLRIAGEWQDHVLFQRLADDPVV comes from the coding sequence GTGCCCGACCGGATCCGCCTGCTGAGGCTCGACGACGCCCCCGCCCTGTCCGCGCTGCGCCTCGCGAGCCGAGTCCACCTCGCGCCCTGGGACTCGATCCGGCACGTGGACCACGACACCCCCGCCGGCCAGCGGGCCGACCTCGAGGCGGCGCTCGCGCAGCACGCGCGGGGGCAGGGCGTGCCGCTCGCGATCCTCGACGTCGATGGATCCGTGGCCGGGCGGATCACCCTGAACAGCATCGTGCGCGGCGCCTTCGAGTCGTGCGCGATGGGGTACTGGCTGGCGGCGGACCGGACCGGCCGCGGGCTCGCGACCGGGAGGGTGCGCGCCGCGGTCGCCCTCGCGTTCGGCGAGCTCGGGCTGCACCGGGTCGAGGCCGGCACGCTCGTGCGCAACGCCGCGTCGCAGGCCGTGCTCGCCCGCGCGGGCTTCACGCGGTACGGGCTGGCGCCGCGCTACCTCCGCATCGCGGGGGAGTGGCAGGACCACGTGCTGTTCCAGCGGCTGGCGGACGACCCGGTCGTCTGA
- a CDS encoding IS481-like element IS1122 family transposase — MSHANARLTVHGRVLLVRRVVEDRRPVSHVARELGVSRQCAHRWVNRFRSEGFEGLSDRSSRPRRVPTRTSPERERAVVEARTRLRSGPARLAPVTGVPARTISRVLRRHGAPPLAWLDPVTGAVIRASRSTANRYEHEHPGDLIHVDVKKLGRIPDGGGWRAHGRSEQVRGRGIGFDYVHAVVDDHTRLAYAEIHPDEKGVTAAGFLTRAAAYFAEHGITRIERVLTDHAFAYRHSAAFQNAVTQLGARQKFIRPHCPWQNGKVERFNRTLATEWAYRQPFTSNQARTDALDPWIQHYNTERIHSSHGLTPAARVSPT; from the coding sequence ATGTCCCACGCTAATGCTCGTCTGACGGTTCACGGGAGGGTTCTCCTCGTGCGGCGGGTGGTCGAGGATCGTCGGCCGGTCTCGCATGTCGCGCGCGAACTCGGTGTGTCGCGTCAGTGCGCGCATCGGTGGGTGAATCGGTTCCGGTCCGAGGGTTTCGAAGGCTTGTCGGACCGGTCCTCGAGGCCGAGACGGGTGCCGACGAGGACGAGCCCGGAACGAGAACGAGCCGTCGTGGAAGCGAGGACCCGATTGCGATCAGGTCCTGCCCGGTTGGCGCCGGTGACCGGTGTTCCAGCCCGCACGATCTCCCGCGTCCTGCGGCGGCACGGGGCACCGCCGTTGGCATGGTTGGACCCCGTCACCGGGGCCGTGATCCGGGCATCCCGGTCGACGGCAAACCGGTACGAGCATGAGCATCCCGGCGACCTGATCCACGTCGACGTGAAGAAGCTCGGCCGGATCCCGGACGGCGGCGGCTGGCGGGCGCATGGCCGCAGCGAACAGGTTCGTGGTCGTGGGATCGGGTTCGATTACGTCCACGCCGTGGTCGATGACCACACCCGCCTCGCCTACGCGGAGATCCACCCGGACGAGAAGGGCGTGACCGCGGCAGGGTTCCTGACCCGGGCCGCGGCGTACTTCGCCGAGCACGGCATCACCCGCATCGAACGGGTCCTGACGGACCACGCGTTCGCCTACCGGCACTCGGCCGCGTTCCAGAACGCGGTCACGCAGCTCGGTGCGAGGCAGAAGTTCATCCGCCCGCACTGCCCCTGGCAGAACGGCAAGGTCGAACGCTTCAACCGCACCCTCGCGACCGAGTGGGCCTACCGGCAACCCTTCACCAGCAACCAAGCCAGAACCGACGCCCTTGATCCGTGGATCCAGCACTACAACACTGAACGAATCCACTCGAGCCACGGGCTGACGCCCGCGGCCCGAGTGTCACCAACGTGA
- a CDS encoding DEAD/DEAH box helicase, translated as MPYNNDSPRGAKRAPAGSRSPNHRGYNSDPAPKKQRWNADERAQRSGQDDRPQRGGAARPARGGDRPNWEPRAERPAGRGERPAYGDRPNRAGQRPERGDARPQRGERPSYGGGNDRGQRSERPSYGAERGQRSERPSYGNSRPDRGGERSERPSYNDRAPRNDRPSYGNDRPQRSERPAYDDRNARTERPAYNDRPARSERPAYNDRAERPSYGDRAQRSERPSYNDRPARTERPSYNDSRPARTERPSYGDRAERSERPAYNDRPARTERPSYNDRPQRSERPSYGDRPQRSERPSYDDARPKRDSDFYPSKEGAPRHAPAEDVVLERLEAQATTAKDVDGVTFAALGLGQNIVRVLEELGAASPFPIQAATIPDVLAGRDVLGRGRTGSGKTIAFGAPLVERLLENDGAKNRKMGRKPRALILAPTRELAMQIDRTVQPIARSVGLFTTTIFGGVPQFKQVGALQRGVDILIATPGRLEDLIDQGRLDLSEIVVTVLDEADHMCDLGFLEPVQRILRQVKKDGQRLLFSATLDKGVATLVNEFLPSPSVHEVAGEDQASSTIDHRVLLIEQRDKAAIIEQLSSGEGKTLIFARTRAFAEQLADQLEDAGIPATSLHGDLNQARRTRNLQLLTSGKVRVLVATDVAARGIHVDDIGLVIQADAPDEYKSYLHRAGRTGRAGKQGTVVTLITKARRRRMDDLLGRAEIKATTVMAAAGDRVIADLARV; from the coding sequence ATGCCCTACAACAACGACTCCCCGCGCGGCGCCAAGCGCGCCCCGGCGGGATCCCGCAGCCCGAACCACCGCGGCTACAACTCCGATCCCGCGCCCAAGAAGCAGCGCTGGAACGCCGACGAGCGCGCCCAGCGCTCCGGCCAGGACGACCGCCCCCAGCGCGGCGGCGCAGCCCGTCCCGCGCGCGGCGGAGACCGCCCCAACTGGGAGCCCCGCGCCGAGCGCCCCGCCGGTCGCGGCGAGCGTCCCGCGTACGGCGACCGCCCCAACCGCGCCGGCCAGCGCCCCGAGCGCGGCGACGCCCGCCCGCAGCGCGGCGAGCGCCCCTCGTACGGCGGCGGCAACGACCGCGGCCAGCGCAGCGAGCGTCCCTCGTACGGCGCCGAGCGCGGACAGCGCTCTGAGCGTCCGTCGTACGGGAACTCGCGTCCCGACCGTGGCGGCGAGCGCTCCGAGCGTCCGTCGTACAACGACCGCGCGCCGCGCAACGACCGTCCCTCCTACGGGAACGACCGGCCGCAGCGGTCGGAGCGTCCCGCGTACGACGACCGGAACGCACGCACGGAGCGTCCCGCCTACAACGACCGTCCGGCTCGTTCGGAGCGCCCCGCGTACAACGACCGTGCCGAGCGTCCCTCGTACGGCGACCGCGCCCAGCGGTCCGAGCGTCCGTCGTACAACGACCGTCCGGCCCGCACCGAGCGCCCGTCGTACAACGACTCCCGCCCGGCCCGCACGGAGCGTCCGTCGTACGGCGACCGCGCCGAACGATCCGAGCGTCCCGCGTACAACGACCGTCCGGCCCGCACCGAGCGCCCGTCCTACAACGACCGCCCGCAGCGCTCCGAGCGTCCCTCCTACGGCGACCGGCCCCAGCGGAGCGAGCGCCCGTCCTACGACGACGCCCGCCCCAAGCGCGACAGCGACTTCTACCCGAGCAAGGAGGGCGCCCCGCGTCACGCTCCCGCCGAGGACGTCGTGCTCGAGCGCCTCGAGGCCCAGGCCACCACGGCCAAGGACGTCGACGGCGTGACCTTCGCCGCCCTCGGCCTCGGCCAGAACATCGTCCGCGTGCTCGAGGAGCTGGGCGCGGCGAGCCCGTTCCCGATCCAGGCCGCCACGATCCCCGACGTGCTCGCGGGTCGTGACGTGCTCGGCCGCGGCCGCACGGGATCCGGCAAGACCATCGCGTTCGGCGCGCCCCTCGTGGAGCGCCTGCTCGAGAACGACGGCGCGAAGAACCGCAAGATGGGCCGCAAGCCCCGCGCGCTGATCCTCGCCCCGACGCGCGAGCTCGCCATGCAGATCGACCGCACGGTGCAGCCCATCGCCCGCTCGGTGGGCCTGTTCACCACCACGATCTTCGGCGGCGTGCCGCAGTTCAAGCAGGTGGGTGCGCTGCAGCGCGGCGTCGACATCCTCATCGCGACCCCCGGCCGACTCGAGGACCTCATCGACCAGGGCCGCCTCGACCTCTCCGAGATCGTGGTCACGGTCCTCGACGAGGCCGACCACATGTGCGACCTCGGCTTCCTCGAGCCCGTGCAGCGGATCCTCCGCCAGGTGAAGAAGGACGGCCAGCGCCTGCTCTTCTCCGCCACGCTCGACAAGGGCGTCGCGACGCTCGTCAACGAGTTCCTGCCGTCGCCCAGCGTCCACGAGGTCGCGGGCGAGGACCAGGCGTCGTCGACCATCGACCACCGCGTGCTCCTCATCGAGCAGCGCGACAAGGCCGCGATCATCGAGCAGCTCTCCAGCGGCGAGGGCAAGACGCTGATCTTCGCCCGCACCCGCGCGTTCGCCGAGCAGCTCGCCGACCAGCTCGAGGACGCCGGCATCCCGGCCACGTCGCTGCACGGCGACCTCAACCAGGCCCGCCGCACGCGCAACCTGCAGCTCCTCACGAGCGGCAAGGTCCGCGTGCTCGTCGCGACCGACGTGGCCGCCCGCGGCATCCACGTCGACGACATCGGGCTGGTCATCCAGGCCGACGCGCCCGACGAGTACAAGAGCTACCTCCACCGCGCCGGCCGCACGGGCCGCGCGGGCAAGCAGGGCACCGTCGTGACGCTGATCACGAAGGCCCGCCGCCGTCGCATGGACGACCTCCTGGGTCGCGCCGAGATCAAGGCCACGACGGTCATGGCCGCCGCCGGGGACCGCGTCATCGCGGACCTCGCGCGCGTCTAG
- a CDS encoding efflux RND transporter permease subunit, which translates to MHLLSVFSLRNRALIALITIVIGVFGGIALTTLKQELIPSVSFPQLAVVTAYPGASPAVVDTDVSTPIERAIQAVPGLESSTATSRTDSSVISASFTYGTDLATAEQKIDQAINRIRTTLPDGIDPVVIAGSIDDLPVIQIAVTSDLSPQDLTAALERSTLADIRKLEGVRDASLLGTVGQRVVITPDPAKVQAEGLTNQAIRDALDANGSLLPAGSVTEDGTTLSVQSGTRLGSTQDLASLPLLGAAGGRAVTIGDVATVELGQDPTTGISRVDGQPSLTIAVTKTPAGNTVDVSHLVTQLLPQLSDDLGSGTKFTVVFDQAPFIEQSISSLTTEGLLGLVFAVLVILVFLMSIRSTIVTAISIPASVLITFIGMLASGYTLNIITLGALTIAVGRVVDDSIVVIENIKRHLSFTPDRLEAIRAAVREVAGAVTASTATTVAVFLPIALVGDITGELFRPFALTVTIALAASLFVALTIVPVLAYWFLRPEGESRRARRKAAAAASAETTRTGAHAAVRGAVDDRARSGRRARGSHAADGESGGEGLGAPTRLQRGYRPILAWTLKRSAVTLVLAILVLGGTVALIPSMKTNFLGDSGQNTLTVSQELPSDTSLEAQDTAATEVEQALIGLQGVETVQTSIGSDSTSLTSAFGGGGGITFALTTDPDADQDAIREGVRSAVDGLTDVGDVSLAAASGGFSSSDIEVQITANDADDLKTSADAILAAVKDIPSIEQATSNLSETQPYIAVTVDRAKAAAAGLSEQAVGGIVTASRLPAAVGQVVIDEKTLSIYIQDPDAAQSLQGLRDFRIPTARGLVPLSDLATVEVADGPATVTTTGGFRSATVSATPGSDDVGFASSEVSQAVAGVQLPAGAQASLGGVASQQSDAFGQLGLAVLAAILIVYIIMVATFRSLIQPLVLLVSVPFATTGAVLLQVVTGIPLGVASIIGLLMLVGIVVTNAIVLIDLVNQYRTRGMGLREAILQGAGRRLRPILMTALATIFALLPLAIGLTGHGGFISQPLAIVVIGGLLSSTVLTLLVLPSLYSLVERAALRIRARGERKRAERGLPAGGSPTTTEAGTAG; encoded by the coding sequence CTGCATCTCCTCTCCGTCTTCAGCCTCCGCAACCGGGCCCTGATCGCGCTCATCACGATCGTCATCGGGGTGTTCGGCGGCATCGCGCTGACGACCCTCAAGCAGGAGCTCATCCCCTCGGTGTCGTTCCCGCAGCTCGCGGTCGTCACGGCGTACCCGGGGGCGTCGCCCGCGGTGGTGGACACCGACGTGTCGACGCCGATCGAGCGCGCGATCCAGGCGGTGCCCGGCCTCGAGTCGTCCACCGCGACCTCGCGCACCGACTCGTCCGTCATCTCCGCGTCGTTCACGTACGGCACCGACCTCGCGACGGCCGAGCAGAAGATCGACCAGGCCATCAACCGGATCCGCACGACGCTGCCCGACGGCATCGACCCCGTCGTCATCGCGGGCAGCATCGACGACCTGCCGGTGATCCAGATCGCGGTCACGAGCGACCTCAGCCCGCAGGACCTCACGGCCGCGCTCGAGCGCTCGACCCTCGCCGACATCCGCAAGCTCGAGGGCGTGCGCGACGCGAGCCTGCTCGGCACGGTCGGGCAGCGCGTGGTCATCACGCCGGATCCCGCGAAGGTGCAGGCGGAGGGCCTCACGAACCAGGCGATCCGCGACGCGCTCGACGCGAACGGCTCGCTGCTGCCCGCGGGATCCGTGACGGAGGACGGCACCACGCTGTCGGTGCAGTCGGGCACGCGCCTCGGATCCACGCAGGACCTCGCGTCGCTGCCGCTGCTCGGCGCCGCGGGCGGGCGGGCGGTCACGATCGGCGACGTCGCCACCGTGGAGCTCGGGCAGGATCCGACCACCGGCATCTCGCGCGTCGACGGCCAGCCGTCGCTCACGATCGCCGTGACCAAGACGCCCGCGGGCAACACGGTCGACGTGTCGCACCTCGTCACCCAGCTCCTGCCGCAGCTCTCCGACGACCTGGGCAGCGGCACGAAGTTCACGGTCGTGTTCGACCAGGCGCCCTTCATCGAGCAGTCGATCTCGAGCCTCACGACCGAGGGCCTGCTCGGCCTCGTGTTCGCGGTGCTCGTGATCCTCGTGTTCCTGATGTCGATCCGGTCGACGATCGTCACGGCGATCTCCATCCCGGCGTCCGTGCTCATCACCTTCATCGGGATGCTCGCCTCGGGCTACACGCTCAACATCATCACGCTCGGCGCGCTCACGATCGCGGTCGGGCGCGTGGTGGACGACTCGATCGTCGTGATCGAGAACATCAAGCGGCACCTCTCCTTCACGCCGGACCGGCTCGAGGCGATCCGCGCGGCCGTGCGGGAGGTCGCCGGCGCGGTCACCGCCTCGACCGCCACGACCGTCGCGGTGTTCCTGCCGATCGCGCTCGTGGGCGACATCACGGGGGAGCTGTTCCGGCCCTTCGCGCTCACCGTGACCATCGCGCTCGCCGCGTCGCTGTTCGTGGCGCTGACGATCGTGCCGGTGCTCGCGTACTGGTTCCTGCGGCCCGAGGGGGAGTCGCGTCGGGCGCGGAGGAAGGCCGCCGCGGCGGCGTCGGCGGAGACCACGCGCACGGGCGCCCACGCGGCGGTCCGCGGCGCCGTCGACGACCGCGCGCGATCGGGACGGCGGGCCCGCGGATCGCACGCCGCGGACGGCGAGAGCGGGGGCGAGGGCCTCGGCGCCCCGACGCGCCTCCAGCGTGGCTACCGGCCGATCCTCGCGTGGACGCTGAAGCGCTCGGCCGTCACGCTGGTCCTCGCGATCCTCGTGCTCGGCGGAACCGTGGCGCTCATCCCGAGCATGAAGACCAACTTCCTCGGCGACAGCGGGCAGAACACGCTCACCGTCTCGCAGGAGCTGCCGAGCGACACGAGCCTCGAGGCGCAGGACACGGCGGCCACGGAGGTGGAGCAGGCGCTCATCGGCCTCCAGGGCGTCGAGACCGTGCAGACCTCCATCGGCTCGGACAGCACGTCGCTCACGTCGGCATTCGGGGGCGGTGGCGGGATCACCTTCGCGCTCACGACCGATCCGGACGCCGACCAGGACGCCATCCGCGAGGGCGTGCGCTCCGCGGTCGACGGCCTCACCGACGTGGGCGACGTGTCGCTCGCGGCGGCCTCGGGCGGGTTCTCCTCGAGCGACATCGAGGTGCAGATCACCGCGAACGACGCCGACGACCTGAAGACCTCGGCCGACGCGATCCTCGCGGCCGTGAAGGACATCCCCTCCATCGAGCAGGCCACGAGCAACCTCTCCGAGACGCAGCCGTACATCGCCGTGACGGTCGACCGGGCGAAGGCCGCGGCGGCCGGGCTCAGCGAGCAGGCCGTGGGCGGCATCGTCACCGCGAGTCGGCTGCCGGCGGCGGTGGGGCAGGTCGTGATCGACGAGAAGACGCTGTCCATCTACATCCAGGACCCGGACGCCGCGCAGAGCCTGCAGGGGCTGCGCGACTTCCGGATCCCCACCGCGCGCGGCCTCGTGCCGCTCAGCGACCTCGCGACCGTCGAGGTCGCCGACGGACCCGCGACCGTCACGACCACGGGCGGCTTCCGCAGCGCGACCGTGAGCGCGACGCCCGGCAGCGACGACGTGGGCTTCGCCTCGTCCGAGGTGTCGCAGGCCGTCGCTGGCGTGCAGCTGCCGGCCGGCGCGCAGGCATCGCTCGGCGGCGTCGCGTCGCAGCAGTCCGACGCGTTCGGGCAACTCGGGCTCGCGGTGCTGGCGGCGATCCTGATCGTCTACATCATCATGGTGGCCACGTTCCGGAGCCTCATCCAGCCGCTCGTGCTGCTCGTCTCGGTGCCGTTCGCGACGACCGGCGCGGTGCTGCTGCAGGTCGTGACGGGGATCCCGCTGGGCGTCGCGTCGATCATCGGCCTGCTGATGCTCGTGGGCATCGTCGTGACCAACGCGATCGTGCTCATCGACCTCGTGAACCAGTACCGGACGCGCGGCATGGGCCTGCGCGAGGCGATCCTGCAGGGTGCCGGGCGACGGCTCCGGCCCATCCTCATGACGGCGCTCGCGACGATCTTCGCGCTGCTGCCGCTCGCGATCGGGCTGACCGGGCACGGCGGGTTCATCTCGCAGCCGCTCGCGATCGTCGTGATCGGCGGCCTGCTGTCGTCGACCGTGCTCACGCTGCTCGTGCTCCCGTCGCTGTACTCGCTCGTGGAGCGCGCGGCGCTGCGGATCCGGGCCAGGGGCGAGCGGAAGCGGGCCGAGCGCGGGCTGCCGGCGGGCGGATCCCCGACGACGACCGAGGCCGGCACCGCGGGCTGA
- a CDS encoding DUF2256 and DUF3253 domain-containing protein: MAHRASSTKDTVPEPKTCASCGRTIEWRKKWERDWDAVRYCSDACRRRGVTDVDAALERRILDLLAHRAGGATICPSEAARAESPDDWRDLMEPARRAARRLVEAGEVEITQKGSVVDPSTAKGPIRIRRRR; this comes from the coding sequence ATGGCGCACCGGGCATCGAGCACGAAGGACACCGTCCCCGAGCCCAAGACCTGCGCCTCGTGCGGCCGCACCATCGAGTGGCGCAAGAAGTGGGAGCGCGACTGGGACGCGGTGCGCTACTGCAGCGACGCCTGCCGTCGCCGCGGCGTCACCGACGTCGACGCGGCGCTCGAGCGGCGGATCCTCGACCTCCTCGCGCACCGCGCCGGCGGCGCCACCATCTGCCCGTCCGAGGCCGCCCGCGCGGAGTCCCCCGACGACTGGCGCGACCTCATGGAGCCGGCCCGCCGCGCGGCCCGGCGGCTCGTGGAGGCGGGTGAGGTGGAGATCACGCAGAAGGGGTCGGTCGTCGATCCCTCCACGGCCAAGGGGCCCATCCGCATCCGCCGTCGTCGCTGA
- a CDS encoding FUSC family protein, whose amino-acid sequence MTSSLAPRPPSTRTLDLEAAMRASVGLLVPLVVLLAIDRLDLALYASFGAFTGLYGRNERYRLRRASVGAGAAMMLVAITTGVLLSLADAPLALEAVGLAIVLGGASLVSTAMSLVPPHPLFPVFGLVVCAAVPVDGAQARDALVTAVAAILFSAGVCMSGWLLRRWAPDAQAHRFRALPRIPVRDAAVHRDPAAWTAVVANVVGALVAGAIAVALGLGHHYWAVVTLVAVLPVVRGPLSFTRVAHRVLGTLAGSVVAAGILALHLPAPAVIAVAVACQFAAELAVGTHYGLALVFITPLALVMGGLGRTLPVLPLVADRVVDTVVGAAVGVVVILVLRALAARRQRRAALGPV is encoded by the coding sequence GTGACGTCTTCGCTCGCTCCCCGGCCGCCGTCGACCCGCACGCTCGACCTCGAGGCCGCGATGCGCGCGAGCGTCGGCCTGCTCGTGCCGCTCGTCGTGCTGCTCGCGATCGACCGGCTCGACCTCGCGCTGTACGCGTCGTTCGGCGCGTTCACCGGGCTCTACGGGCGCAACGAGCGCTACCGGCTGCGGCGCGCGAGCGTGGGCGCCGGGGCGGCGATGATGCTCGTCGCGATCACCACGGGCGTGCTGCTGTCGCTCGCGGACGCGCCGCTCGCGCTCGAGGCCGTGGGCCTCGCGATCGTGCTGGGCGGGGCGTCGCTCGTGTCGACGGCCATGAGCCTCGTGCCGCCGCATCCGCTGTTCCCCGTGTTCGGGCTCGTCGTGTGCGCGGCCGTGCCGGTGGACGGCGCGCAGGCGCGGGATGCGCTCGTGACGGCGGTCGCCGCGATCCTCTTCTCCGCCGGCGTGTGCATGTCCGGCTGGCTGCTGCGGCGCTGGGCGCCGGACGCGCAGGCGCACCGCTTCCGCGCACTGCCGCGGATCCCCGTGCGCGACGCCGCCGTGCACCGCGACCCGGCCGCGTGGACGGCCGTGGTCGCGAACGTCGTCGGCGCCCTCGTGGCGGGCGCGATCGCCGTGGCGCTCGGCCTCGGGCACCACTACTGGGCGGTCGTGACGCTCGTCGCGGTGCTGCCGGTGGTGCGCGGGCCGCTGTCGTTCACGCGCGTGGCGCACCGGGTGCTCGGGACGCTCGCCGGGTCGGTCGTGGCCGCGGGGATCCTCGCGCTGCACCTGCCCGCGCCTGCCGTGATCGCCGTGGCGGTGGCCTGCCAGTTCGCCGCCGAGCTCGCGGTCGGCACGCACTACGGGCTCGCGCTCGTCTTCATCACGCCGCTCGCGCTCGTGATGGGCGGCCTCGGCCGGACGCTGCCGGTGCTGCCGCTCGTGGCCGACCGGGTGGTCGACACGGTCGTGGGAGCGGCGGTCGGCGTGGTGGTGATCCTCGTGCTGCGGGCGCTGGCGGCGAGGCGTCAGCGGCGGGCGGCCCTCGGACCGGTCTGA